From Bacillota bacterium, one genomic window encodes:
- a CDS encoding DUF2802 domain-containing protein, protein MQSPMLSQVPWDILVAALMCVAGILFIAFSFGMTLGERRVQAILEGRGNDGTDRSRDGRGAGERHRGRDKGARETRVSPAGPDDATRDATRAIEEAAARAIQDLEAKAEAAARLLDEAEDRIKQLKATVAALEREARQGGKLEAASSPVPPRAPIIAGAAQGQEACHADEGVIGIAVDVGEDATAGSAASTEPGAGAHPEASATPDAARAEVAGTGASQGATGAIGVSERHALVLHLADQGLTLPEIARRAGIGRGEAQLVLDLHGKECRSNPVEASGPGPLPGCGS, encoded by the coding sequence GTGCAGAGTCCGATGCTATCTCAGGTGCCGTGGGACATCCTCGTCGCGGCACTCATGTGTGTGGCCGGAATACTGTTCATAGCCTTTTCCTTCGGGATGACGCTGGGAGAGCGCCGCGTGCAAGCCATCCTGGAGGGACGCGGTAATGATGGAACGGACCGATCCCGGGACGGACGCGGGGCAGGGGAACGGCACCGAGGCCGTGACAAGGGCGCAAGGGAGACAAGAGTCTCGCCCGCAGGCCCCGACGATGCTACTCGTGACGCAACTCGCGCAATAGAGGAAGCTGCGGCAAGGGCAATACAGGATCTCGAGGCCAAGGCTGAGGCCGCCGCCCGGCTCCTCGACGAGGCGGAGGACAGGATCAAGCAACTGAAGGCAACTGTTGCGGCGCTCGAGCGCGAAGCCAGACAAGGCGGCAAGCTGGAGGCCGCCTCATCACCTGTGCCTCCGCGTGCGCCGATTATCGCTGGCGCTGCGCAGGGACAGGAGGCTTGCCACGCTGATGAAGGCGTCATCGGTATCGCCGTAGACGTGGGCGAAGACGCGACCGCGGGATCTGCCGCGAGCACAGAGCCGGGGGCGGGAGCGCACCCGGAAGCGAGCGCGACACCGGATGCAGCTCGTGCTGAGGTGGCAGGAACTGGAGCGAGCCAGGGGGCGACAGGCGCTATCGGGGTTTCCGAGAGACACGCTCTAGTGCTGCACCTTGCCGACCAAGGTCTGACCCTGCCTGAGATCGCGAGACGGGCGGGGATAGGCCGCGGTGAGGCTCAGCTTGTCCTGGATCTACACGGCAAGGAGTGTCGGTCAAACCCGGTGGAGGCGTCCGGTCCTGGACCTCTTCCAGGATGCGGATCATAG
- a CDS encoding FliA/WhiG family RNA polymerase sigma factor, whose translation MATEELWNQYKFAGDPEAKHGLISHYLPMVPILAGRMAMKLSAVVGYEDLVGWGVIGLIEAVEKFDPGRGVKFETYATTRIKGAMADGMREADWVPRSVRQNARRIARVYASLEKELGRAATDEEVAAEMGVSLEEFQRMVADASRGAVLSLDEMIQMSENGRHVTLLDAVPDMETPDPLAVCEVEDLKERLARAIDELPERERLVVTLHYYDELTVKEIAEILGVSEGRVSQLHTRAVLRLRSRLAPGEASDTKVAGGTRRAHG comes from the coding sequence GTGGCTACCGAAGAGCTTTGGAATCAGTACAAATTCGCGGGAGATCCCGAGGCCAAGCATGGCCTCATCTCCCATTACCTGCCGATGGTCCCGATCCTCGCTGGTAGGATGGCGATGAAGCTCTCGGCGGTGGTTGGGTACGAGGACCTGGTGGGCTGGGGAGTCATTGGGCTCATCGAGGCGGTTGAGAAGTTCGATCCCGGCCGGGGCGTGAAATTCGAGACTTACGCGACGACCCGTATCAAGGGCGCCATGGCGGACGGGATGAGAGAGGCGGACTGGGTGCCGAGGTCCGTGCGGCAGAACGCAAGGCGCATCGCGCGTGTGTATGCCAGCCTCGAGAAAGAGCTGGGGAGGGCGGCAACCGATGAGGAGGTCGCGGCGGAAATGGGGGTCAGCCTGGAGGAGTTTCAGAGGATGGTGGCGGACGCCTCGCGCGGCGCAGTTCTGTCCCTTGACGAGATGATTCAGATGAGCGAGAACGGTCGCCACGTGACCTTGCTGGATGCCGTCCCGGACATGGAAACCCCCGACCCGCTCGCCGTGTGTGAGGTGGAGGATCTCAAGGAGCGGCTCGCCAGGGCCATCGACGAGCTGCCCGAGCGGGAGAGGCTCGTGGTGACCTTGCACTACTACGATGAGCTGACAGTAAAGGAGATAGCTGAGATACTGGGTGTTTCTGAGGGGCGGGTCTCGCAACTCCACACCCGTGCAGTCCTTAGGCTTAGGTCGCGTTTGGCGCCCGGTGAGGCAAGTGACACGAAGGTAGCGGGCGGGACCAGGCGAGCTCATGGCTGA
- a CDS encoding ribulokinase, producing MSTRCSPTEKGLSGVPRHVIGLDFGTESLRALLVNVATGEEVADEVRRYEHGVIDESLPDSEVRLERDWALQHPGDYIKAMHEAVPAVLRKGHVSGEAVIGIGVDFTSCTVLPTTRDGTPLCFRSDFKDNPHAWVKLWKHHAAQPEADLINQVASERGERFLRYYGGRISSEWALPKLLQILKEAPEVYKAADRFIEAGDWVVWHLTGKEWRGACAAGYKALWNHEDGYPSRQFLKTLDPAFEGAVDEKLKGPILAPGKRAGNLRPEVARELGLSEGAVVSAATIDAHAGVPGCGVARPGKMVMIMGTSTCHMTMVEEPRFFKGFAGLVKDGILPGFYGYEYGQSAVGDIFAWFVENCVPYAYYEEAKSRGVSLYDLLEEKASRLSPGEGGLVALDWHNGNRSVLMDASLKGVVVGYTLRTKAEEVYRALIEATAFGTRKIIETHEAGAGPVEDVHACGGLTKNRMLMQVYADVLGRPIRVAPSSQPVALGAAIFGALAAGAAGGGYERPTEAVDNMVSGVFEVYRPNERNRNAYQGLYQKYVKLHDYFGACGTM from the coding sequence ATGTCCACGCGTTGTTCACCCACCGAAAAGGGATTGTCCGGTGTTCCCCGGCACGTAATCGGCCTTGACTTCGGCACGGAATCGTTGAGGGCGCTCCTCGTGAACGTGGCCACCGGCGAAGAAGTCGCTGACGAGGTGCGCAGGTACGAACATGGGGTCATAGACGAGTCGCTGCCTGACTCCGAAGTGCGGCTGGAAAGGGACTGGGCTCTGCAGCACCCAGGGGACTACATCAAGGCGATGCACGAGGCCGTCCCGGCGGTGCTGCGCAAGGGCCACGTGAGTGGAGAAGCCGTGATAGGGATCGGGGTGGACTTCACCTCATGCACTGTCCTCCCGACCACGCGCGACGGCACGCCACTCTGTTTCAGGAGCGATTTCAAGGACAATCCCCATGCCTGGGTGAAGCTCTGGAAACACCACGCGGCCCAACCGGAAGCGGATCTCATCAACCAGGTGGCTTCCGAACGGGGGGAGCGTTTCCTCAGGTATTACGGCGGAAGGATATCGTCCGAATGGGCGCTTCCCAAGCTGCTCCAAATCCTGAAAGAGGCCCCAGAGGTGTACAAGGCCGCCGATAGGTTCATCGAGGCGGGGGACTGGGTCGTATGGCACCTCACCGGGAAAGAGTGGAGGGGCGCGTGTGCCGCCGGGTACAAGGCTCTGTGGAACCATGAGGATGGCTACCCTAGCCGGCAGTTCCTCAAAACTCTGGATCCCGCGTTCGAGGGCGCAGTGGACGAGAAGCTGAAAGGACCGATTCTGGCCCCAGGGAAAAGGGCCGGCAACTTGAGGCCCGAGGTCGCGCGGGAGCTCGGTCTCTCTGAAGGTGCGGTAGTCTCGGCTGCCACGATCGATGCTCATGCCGGGGTGCCCGGCTGCGGCGTGGCGCGCCCCGGAAAGATGGTCATGATCATGGGCACATCTACGTGTCACATGACCATGGTGGAAGAGCCCAGGTTCTTCAAGGGCTTCGCGGGTCTCGTGAAGGACGGGATACTGCCAGGATTCTACGGGTACGAGTACGGACAGTCCGCGGTCGGGGACATTTTCGCGTGGTTTGTTGAGAACTGTGTTCCGTACGCCTACTACGAAGAGGCCAAATCACGAGGCGTGAGTCTCTATGACCTCCTCGAGGAGAAGGCCTCCAGACTGTCCCCAGGCGAGGGCGGGCTTGTCGCCTTGGACTGGCATAACGGGAACCGCAGCGTTCTCATGGATGCAAGTCTCAAGGGCGTGGTGGTCGGCTACACACTGAGGACGAAGGCCGAAGAAGTATACCGCGCGCTGATCGAGGCAACGGCCTTCGGCACACGGAAGATAATCGAAACCCACGAAGCCGGGGCCGGGCCGGTCGAGGACGTACACGCCTGCGGAGGCTTGACCAAGAACCGAATGTTGATGCAGGTGTATGCAGATGTCTTGGGAAGGCCAATAAGAGTGGCGCCATCTTCGCAGCCTGTGGCATTGGGTGCGGCTATATTCGGGGCGTTGGCGGCGGGCGCGGCGGGAGGAGGATACGAAAGACCGACCGAGGCGGTAGACAACATGGTGAGCGGGGTATTCGAGGTATACAGGCCAAACGAGAGGAATCGGAACGCGTATCAAGGGTTGTACCAGAAGTATGTGAAGCTCCACGACTACTTCGGGGCGTGCGGCACAATGTGA
- the dapA gene encoding 4-hydroxy-tetrahydrodipicolinate synthase, with protein sequence MGRFNKEVYGKILIPMVTPFDEDQSVNYEKAVRLAEFIIANKKGDSLILSGTTGEFHTMTFDERVRLFEVMKEKVGGRIPLIAGVGAASTMETVKLAKKAEELGYDVVMIVSPYYTKPNQQELYAHFAKVAEAVSLNIMLYNIPIFTGVNIDPPTVGRLAQVPNIVAIKEEAELNPKQITGFLNATPEDFIIYCGDDTMILEAYAQGGPERIGGVISGASHVIGHLIREMIDTFLAGRIAEAARMQRRIYPLLRIMGQNNRTNPVCLWKEAIKLYGVDAGLPRLPLSRGTKEEVENVKNVMKSLNLI encoded by the coding sequence ATGGGAAGGTTCAACAAAGAAGTGTACGGGAAGATCTTGATCCCAATGGTCACACCCTTCGATGAGGATCAAAGCGTCAACTACGAGAAGGCCGTGAGGCTCGCAGAATTCATCATCGCGAACAAGAAGGGCGATTCCCTGATCCTTTCGGGCACTACCGGCGAGTTCCACACCATGACCTTTGACGAGCGGGTAAGGCTCTTCGAAGTCATGAAAGAGAAGGTGGGAGGGAGGATCCCTCTGATCGCGGGAGTGGGTGCCGCATCCACAATGGAGACCGTGAAACTTGCGAAGAAGGCCGAGGAGCTGGGATACGATGTCGTGATGATCGTATCACCGTATTACACCAAGCCGAATCAGCAAGAACTGTACGCCCACTTCGCGAAGGTGGCGGAAGCCGTATCGCTCAACATCATGCTCTACAACATCCCGATTTTCACGGGCGTCAACATCGATCCTCCAACAGTCGGCCGCCTCGCGCAGGTACCCAACATCGTGGCCATCAAGGAGGAAGCCGAGCTCAATCCCAAGCAGATCACGGGTTTCCTCAACGCGACACCAGAAGACTTCATCATCTACTGTGGCGACGACACCATGATTCTCGAAGCGTACGCGCAGGGCGGTCCCGAGAGGATAGGCGGCGTGATCAGTGGAGCGTCTCACGTTATCGGCCACTTGATACGCGAGATGATAGACACATTCCTCGCGGGAAGGATCGCCGAAGCGGCTCGGATGCAGAGGAGGATCTACCCGCTCCTCCGGATCATGGGGCAGAACAACAGGACCAATCCCGTGTGTCTATGGAAGGAAGCGATCAAGCTCTACGGGGTCGACGCAGGTTTGCCGAGACTGCCTCTGTCAAGGGGCACGAAAGAGGAGGTCGAGAATGTAAAGAACGTGATGAAGAGCCTGAACTTGATCTAG
- a CDS encoding dihydrodipicolinate synthase family protein, with protein MARAIEGMIPPVVVPFTEKDTIDEKALREDISYLVERGIHGISSGGSTGEGAVLSDAELRRCLEIIMEEKPHDMPVVAGIIRNSTADVIRAALDAKAIGVDALLVTPVFYYGCTPEGNYEFFKEIARRVQLPIIIYNVVATNVITPEDFVKLLEIDEVVGIKQVDPVKLAEMCALCAGNAKAKVYSACDQMLYATYVSGAIGAISALITIAPELCVKQWNAFKSGDQRTAMEIQLRLVPIVRTYLLKPFPGKVKELLNLQHRRVGSGRHPNVVPTPEEREAMKEALRNAGLV; from the coding sequence ATGGCCAGGGCGATTGAGGGAATGATCCCGCCTGTTGTCGTGCCGTTCACGGAGAAGGACACCATTGATGAGAAGGCTCTTCGGGAGGACATCTCGTACCTCGTAGAACGGGGCATCCATGGCATCAGCAGTGGCGGGAGCACAGGCGAAGGGGCGGTCTTGTCCGACGCGGAGCTCAGGCGGTGCCTGGAGATCATCATGGAAGAGAAGCCTCACGACATGCCGGTCGTCGCGGGGATCATACGGAACTCCACCGCCGATGTGATCCGGGCCGCGCTTGACGCCAAGGCGATCGGAGTGGACGCGCTCCTCGTCACTCCAGTGTTCTACTACGGGTGTACTCCCGAGGGGAACTACGAGTTCTTCAAAGAGATTGCGCGTAGAGTGCAACTACCCATCATCATCTACAACGTCGTTGCCACTAACGTGATCACTCCCGAGGACTTCGTGAAGCTCCTGGAGATCGATGAGGTGGTTGGCATCAAGCAGGTGGACCCGGTGAAACTCGCCGAGATGTGCGCATTGTGCGCAGGGAACGCCAAGGCGAAGGTATATAGCGCCTGCGACCAGATGCTATACGCTACCTACGTCTCGGGAGCGATCGGCGCGATCTCCGCGCTCATCACCATCGCGCCGGAGCTGTGTGTGAAGCAATGGAACGCGTTCAAGAGCGGCGACCAGAGGACAGCGATGGAGATTCAACTTCGACTTGTGCCGATAGTGCGGACTTACCTTTTGAAGCCGTTTCCTGGGAAGGTAAAGGAGCTGCTAAACCTCCAACACCGCAGAGTCGGAAGCGGTCGGCACCCGAACGTCGTGCCGACGCCTGAGGAAAGGGAGGCCATGAAGGAAGCTCTAAGGAACGCTGGGCTGGTCTGA
- a CDS encoding LacI family transcriptional regulator codes for MPTIRDVAKEARVSIASVSKVLNDPDYGSAETRARVVAAIKKLGYQPNNVARSMVRGKTNIIALVIPDVRNQFFTSVARGVEDVASKYDYRVMLCNTDEDPAKQQKYIDVFRSRIVDGFVIAVTSERDRHLGKVDRHVLPFVFIDRVCEEIPADAIVVDNRDGAYKAVAHLLQLGHRRIGLITGKRDTLTGRERLRGYVEALNDHDLEPEEELIKDGGFTIEGGYEAAKALLGANVRPTAIFISNNAMTIGCLKALAEAKVRIPNQMAVVGFDDSEWAEFFTPPLTVVRQPTYTMGTLAGEILFQRILGTAPPERKEIVLKPELVIRESCGALGTGAVEQGKGAQA; via the coding sequence ATGCCTACCATAAGGGATGTAGCGAAAGAAGCAAGAGTGTCGATAGCCAGTGTCTCTAAGGTGTTGAACGACCCTGATTACGGCTCGGCAGAGACGCGGGCAAGGGTAGTGGCAGCCATCAAGAAGCTCGGATATCAACCCAACAACGTCGCTCGAAGCATGGTGAGGGGCAAGACCAACATAATCGCCCTCGTCATCCCGGACGTGCGCAACCAGTTCTTCACGTCGGTGGCGCGGGGAGTCGAGGACGTAGCGAGCAAGTATGATTACAGGGTCATGCTGTGCAATACAGACGAGGACCCGGCCAAGCAGCAGAAGTACATCGATGTGTTCCGGAGCAGGATCGTTGATGGCTTCGTAATCGCCGTCACATCAGAGCGCGATCGCCACCTGGGAAAGGTCGACAGGCACGTGCTTCCTTTCGTGTTCATTGACCGAGTGTGTGAGGAGATCCCGGCAGACGCCATTGTGGTTGACAACCGAGACGGAGCGTACAAAGCTGTCGCGCATCTGTTGCAGCTCGGGCATCGCCGGATCGGACTCATCACAGGAAAGCGCGATACTCTCACAGGACGCGAGCGACTGCGGGGATATGTGGAGGCGCTCAATGACCACGACCTCGAGCCTGAGGAAGAGCTGATCAAGGATGGAGGGTTCACCATCGAGGGAGGGTACGAGGCGGCGAAGGCGCTCCTCGGCGCCAACGTTCGTCCCACGGCGATCTTCATCTCCAACAACGCCATGACGATCGGGTGTTTGAAGGCTCTTGCGGAGGCAAAGGTCAGGATACCGAACCAGATGGCTGTGGTCGGCTTCGACGACTCGGAGTGGGCTGAGTTCTTCACGCCTCCTCTGACTGTGGTGAGGCAGCCGACGTATACCATGGGGACATTGGCCGGAGAGATCCTCTTTCAGAGGATACTCGGGACGGCTCCGCCCGAGCGAAAGGAGATCGTGCTCAAGCCGGAGCTCGTCATTCGGGAGTCGTGCGGCGCTCTCGGAACAGGTGCCGTTGAGCAAGGCAAGGGTGCTCAAGCATAA